From Micropterus dolomieu isolate WLL.071019.BEF.003 ecotype Adirondacks unplaced genomic scaffold, ASM2129224v1 contig_10527, whole genome shotgun sequence, one genomic window encodes:
- the LOC123965641 gene encoding uncharacterized protein LOC123965641 isoform X2 yields MGKDLGTDCNISVSGLETSTSGSNSSDSDGLPVHLLNQTAQPEKSALKKKKKRLRSHKERNRLRPERAKSNTQPKESNLPHEDTVKDSIQERPVGRHRQKWQVNGLIRKAVIPPSTTHTGEVSQVTLWQGCEPVKDNCLENMKAAFLRRRAKACPHLGTYTGDPGMDTGHWRCSSQMLHLSALLPSSPNFIHSNQQLHHCPRQSLISYNVYRELPPSLTAPHRSPSSMCVMMVPDIMPTKRLVSCFTADKFNGRHIFRDRRSLRVSERYFVPKNSSTSHADTTKTKRQNVEQEEDSSEVGLSLVRCIPFGEQNQRDLRLDIPTREIESRSNLFVPVLRSADLREKRLCKETLGDKRHLGVLFPPSKPSSLMKMELARPQSDTLARLQAKDIRPYHSGRESQMTKAPVVKRPSQSAPL; encoded by the exons aTGGGCAAAGATCTGGGCACTGACTGTAACATCTCTGTGTCAGGCCTGGAAACCAG CACCAGTGGTTCAAATAGTTCAGATTCTGACGGACTCCCAGTGCATTTACTGAACCAGACTGCCCAACCAGAG AAAAGTGcattgaagaagaaaaagaaacgCTTGAGGAGTCATAAAGAGAGGAACAGGCTGCGACCAGAGAGAGCGAAGAGTAACACACAGCCAAAG GAGTCCAACCTACCCCATGAGGACACAGTTAAGGACAGCATTCAAGAGAGGCCTGTTGGAAGACACAGGCAGAAATGGCAG GTAAACGGCCTGATAAGAAAAGCTGTTATCCCTCCTTCCACCACTCACACTGGGGAGGTCAGCCAGGTGACTCTGTGGCAGGGCTGCGAGCCTGTCAAG gACAACTGTCTGGAAAACATGAAAGCTGCATTCCTGCGTCGCAGGGCAAAAGCCTGTCCACATCTCGGCACATACACAG GTGACCCAGGGATGGATACAGGACACTGGAGATGCTCCTCTCAGATGTTGCACCTGAGCGCTCTCCTTCCATCTTCACCGAATTTCATTCATTCCAACCAGCAACTGCATCACTGCCCCAGACAATCCCTCATCTCCTATAATGTCTACAGAG AGCTGCCGCCTTCCCTTACGGCGCCCCACAG GTCTCCCTCATCCATGTGTGTCATGATGGTTCCCGACATTATGCCAACAAAGCGCTTGGTGTCATGTTTCACCGCTGACAAGTTCAACGGCCGGCATATTTTTAGAGACAGAAGATCTTTACGGGTCTCAGAGCGTTACTTTGTGCCTAAGAATTCCTCCACCTCACACGCAGACACAACCAAGACCAAACGGCAGAATGTGGAGCAGGAAGAAGATTCCTCAGAAG TGGGTTTGTCACTGGTGAGATGTATACCATTTGGAGAGCAGAACCAGAGAGATCTTCGTCTTGACATACCCACGAGAGAAATAGAATCACGCAGCAATTTATTTGTGCCTGTGCTGAGGAGTGCAGACCTAAGAGAAAAACG ACTGTGCAAAGAGACTTTGGGGGACAAAAGGCACCTGGGTGTGTTATTCCCTCCATCAAAGCCTTCAAGCCTCATGAAGATGGAACTTGCACGTCCACAGAGTGACACTCTCGCTAGGCTTCAGGCGAAGGACATCAGGCCTTATCACTCTGGAAGAGAAAGCCAAATGACTAAGGCTCCAGTGGTCAAAAGACCATCACAGTCTGCCCCACTGTAG
- the LOC123965640 gene encoding E3 ubiquitin/ISG15 ligase TRIM25-like yields the protein MKMAASCKDPDPLSCSICLDILKSPVTLHCGHSYCMDCVNDYWDQERRGVYSCPQCRHTFSPRPVLKKNTVLADLTGKKSVAEQPTPFVKDEVNQGDVECDFCTVRKLKAVKSCLVCLASYCATHLQPHYESAAFKRHKLVEVSASIQEKICSKHDKLLEVYCRSDGQCICLLCVMDEHKGHDTVSAAAERKVKQKQFGKTKQRYQQGIQEKEKQLRQLRQKMKSLQCSRDAAVEQNEKAYDEIILMAGKRRCAVEELIRVQEKAAMSRAEALVDRLEKEISELRKYEDELKQLSLTEDHIHFLQSCQSIFDCPEPDASSDFSILLHTPFDFVTKAISNLRDTMENMAKTIAEISETIQADPDPKTRQEFSLYSCHLSLDPNTAFINLLLSEGNSKVTWIKKAQRYPNHPERFTKYDQVLCTEGLSGVCYWEVEWRGPRVEVALCYKGPELEESGFGYTDQSWCISLSNFGCTFWHGGIKTKISITCSSTVGVYLNHKAGSLSFYSVSDSGEMMLLHRVQTTFSQPLYPGFMVSRGASVTIISEK from the exons ATGAAGATGGCAGCGAGCTGTAAAGACCCTGATCCGTTATCCTGCTCGATATGCTTGGATATACTGAAAAGCCCTGTGACTCTTCACTGTGGCCACAGCTACTGTATGGACTGTGTAAATGACTACTGGGACCAGGAGCGTCGTGGTGTTTACAGCTGTCCCCAGTGTAGACACACTTTCAGCCCCAGACCTGTGTTGAAGAAGAATACAGTGCTGGCTGATTTGACAGGGAAAAAGTCAGTGGCAGAACAACCCACCCCTTTTGTGAAGGATGAAGTCAACCAGGGGGATGTGGAGTGTGATTTCTGCACTGTGAGGAAGCTGAAAGCTGTCAAGTCTTGCCTGGTGTGTCTGGCTTCTTACTGTGCCACTCACCTGCAGCCCCACTATGAATCTGCGGCGTTCAAAAGGCACAAGTTGGTAGAAGTCTCTGCCTCCATACAAGAGAAGATCTGCTCTAAGCACGACAAGCTGCTCGAGGTCTATTGTCGCAGTGATGGCCAATGCATTTGCCTGCTTTGTGTGATGGATGAGCACAAAGGTCATGACACTGTCTCGGCTGCAGCAGAGAGGAAAGTGAAACAA aaacaatttggaaagacaaaacaaagataCCAGCAGGGAAtacaagagaaagagaagcagcTGAGGCAGctgagacagaaaatgaaatcaCTGCAG TGTTCTAGAGATGCAGCAGTTGAACAAAATGAGAAGGCCTATGATGAAATCATCCTGATGGCGGGTAAAAGGCGTTGTGCTGTGGAAGAGCTGATCAGAGTTCAGGAGAAGGCTGCAATGAGTCGAGCTGAGGCACTCGTGGATCGGCTGGAGAAGGAGATCTCTGAGCTGAGAAAGTATGAGGATGAACTGAAGCAGCTGTCACTTACTGAGGATCACATTCATTTCCTGCAG AGCTGCCAGTCCATTTTTGACTGTCCGGAACCTGACGCGTCCTCTGATTTCAGCATCCTCCTACACACACCTTTTGACTTTGTGACGAAGGCTATTTCTAATTTGAGAGACACAATGGAAAACATGGCAAAAACTATTGCAGAAATATCTGAGACAA tTCAAGCTGATCCTGATCCTAAAACAAGACAGGAGTTCTCACTTT ATTCCTGCCACCTCAGTTTGGATCCCAACACAGCATTTATAAATCTGTTGCTTTCTGAGGGAAACAGCAAGGTAACCTGGATTAAAAAAGCCCAGAGGTATCCAAACCACCCAGAGAGATTTACCAAATATGACCAAGTATTGTGCACTGAAGGTTTATCTGGAGTTTGCTACTGGGAGGTTGAATGGCGGGGGCCTAGGGTTGAGGTTGCTCTGTGCTATAAAGGGCCAGAGTTGGAAGAAAGTggctttggatacacagacCAGTCCTGGTGCATTTCCCTTTCAAATTTTGGCTGCACGTTTTGGCACGGTGGaatcaaaaccaaaatatcCATCACCTGCTCCTCTACTGTAGGAGTGTATCTGAACCATAAGGCAGGGAGCCTCTCCTTCTACAGCGTGTCTGATTCTGGTGAAATGATGCTCCTTCACAGAGTTCAGACCACTTTCTCCCAGCCTCTGTACCCTGGGTTCATGGTCTCCAGAGGAGCATCAGTTACGATAATATCTGAAAAGTAA
- the LOC123965641 gene encoding uncharacterized protein LOC123965641 isoform X1 has translation MGKDLGTDCNISVSGLETSTSGSNSSDSDGLPVHLLNQTAQPEKSALKKKKKRLRSHKERNRLRPERAKSNTQPKVLQSNIKNIESNLPHEDTVKDSIQERPVGRHRQKWQVNGLIRKAVIPPSTTHTGEVSQVTLWQGCEPVKDNCLENMKAAFLRRRAKACPHLGTYTGDPGMDTGHWRCSSQMLHLSALLPSSPNFIHSNQQLHHCPRQSLISYNVYRELPPSLTAPHRSPSSMCVMMVPDIMPTKRLVSCFTADKFNGRHIFRDRRSLRVSERYFVPKNSSTSHADTTKTKRQNVEQEEDSSEVGLSLVRCIPFGEQNQRDLRLDIPTREIESRSNLFVPVLRSADLREKRLCKETLGDKRHLGVLFPPSKPSSLMKMELARPQSDTLARLQAKDIRPYHSGRESQMTKAPVVKRPSQSAPL, from the exons aTGGGCAAAGATCTGGGCACTGACTGTAACATCTCTGTGTCAGGCCTGGAAACCAG CACCAGTGGTTCAAATAGTTCAGATTCTGACGGACTCCCAGTGCATTTACTGAACCAGACTGCCCAACCAGAG AAAAGTGcattgaagaagaaaaagaaacgCTTGAGGAGTCATAAAGAGAGGAACAGGCTGCGACCAGAGAGAGCGAAGAGTAACACACAGCCAAAGGTCCTGCAAAGCAACATCAAAAATATT GAGTCCAACCTACCCCATGAGGACACAGTTAAGGACAGCATTCAAGAGAGGCCTGTTGGAAGACACAGGCAGAAATGGCAG GTAAACGGCCTGATAAGAAAAGCTGTTATCCCTCCTTCCACCACTCACACTGGGGAGGTCAGCCAGGTGACTCTGTGGCAGGGCTGCGAGCCTGTCAAG gACAACTGTCTGGAAAACATGAAAGCTGCATTCCTGCGTCGCAGGGCAAAAGCCTGTCCACATCTCGGCACATACACAG GTGACCCAGGGATGGATACAGGACACTGGAGATGCTCCTCTCAGATGTTGCACCTGAGCGCTCTCCTTCCATCTTCACCGAATTTCATTCATTCCAACCAGCAACTGCATCACTGCCCCAGACAATCCCTCATCTCCTATAATGTCTACAGAG AGCTGCCGCCTTCCCTTACGGCGCCCCACAG GTCTCCCTCATCCATGTGTGTCATGATGGTTCCCGACATTATGCCAACAAAGCGCTTGGTGTCATGTTTCACCGCTGACAAGTTCAACGGCCGGCATATTTTTAGAGACAGAAGATCTTTACGGGTCTCAGAGCGTTACTTTGTGCCTAAGAATTCCTCCACCTCACACGCAGACACAACCAAGACCAAACGGCAGAATGTGGAGCAGGAAGAAGATTCCTCAGAAG TGGGTTTGTCACTGGTGAGATGTATACCATTTGGAGAGCAGAACCAGAGAGATCTTCGTCTTGACATACCCACGAGAGAAATAGAATCACGCAGCAATTTATTTGTGCCTGTGCTGAGGAGTGCAGACCTAAGAGAAAAACG ACTGTGCAAAGAGACTTTGGGGGACAAAAGGCACCTGGGTGTGTTATTCCCTCCATCAAAGCCTTCAAGCCTCATGAAGATGGAACTTGCACGTCCACAGAGTGACACTCTCGCTAGGCTTCAGGCGAAGGACATCAGGCCTTATCACTCTGGAAGAGAAAGCCAAATGACTAAGGCTCCAGTGGTCAAAAGACCATCACAGTCTGCCCCACTGTAG
- the tmem17 gene encoding transmembrane protein 17B isoform X2 encodes MELPGTIRKRLEDFSRNVLFDQSRTRPLTTENDTFLPHDKRVLSSLHLQMSLYFNMWFFPLWWISETVMLHLKYPALPDYYKFILVTVLILMTLIEAIRLFLGYAGNLQEKVPELAGFWLLSILLQFPLILFQLLNEAILIQPLERGVHIVLAIFILTQRSGKWSDTQKANFISDSLTEF; translated from the exons ATGGAGCTGCCGGGGACGATCAGAAAACGTTTAGAAGACTTTTCTCGGAATGTTTTATTTGACCAGAGTCGGACTCGGCCTCTCACAACAGAGAACGACACGTTTTTGCCACACG ACAAGCGGGTTCTGTCTAGTCTCCACCTCCAGATGTCTCTGTACTTTAACATGTGGTTCTTCCCCTTGTGGTGGATCAGTGAAACTGTAATGCTGCACCTGAAG tATCCTGCCTTGCCAGACTACTACAAATTCATCCTTGTCACTGTTCTCATCCTGATGACTCTGATCGAGGCCATCAGACTCTTTCTCGGCTATGCTGGGAACCTACAAGAAAAG GTCCCAGAGTTGGCTGGATTTTGGCTGCTGAGCATCCTGCTGCAGTTTCCACTAATCCTGTTTCAGCTCTTGAACGAAGCCATTCTCATCCAGCCCCTGGAGAGGGGCGTTCACATAGTTCTCGCCATTTTCATACTCACACAG CGCTCCGGGAAAtggtcagacacacagaaagccAATTTCATCTCAGACAGTTTGACTGAATTCTGA
- the tmem17 gene encoding transmembrane protein 17B isoform X1: MELPGTIRKRLEDFSRNVLFDQSRTRPLTTENDTFLPHDKRVLSSLHLQMSLYFNMWFFPLWWISETVMLHLKYPALPDYYKFILVTVLILMTLIEAIRLFLGYAGNLQEKVPELAGFWLLSILLQFPLILFQLLNEAILIQPLERGVHIVLAIFILTQALSGFVALREMVRHTESQFHLRQFD; the protein is encoded by the exons ATGGAGCTGCCGGGGACGATCAGAAAACGTTTAGAAGACTTTTCTCGGAATGTTTTATTTGACCAGAGTCGGACTCGGCCTCTCACAACAGAGAACGACACGTTTTTGCCACACG ACAAGCGGGTTCTGTCTAGTCTCCACCTCCAGATGTCTCTGTACTTTAACATGTGGTTCTTCCCCTTGTGGTGGATCAGTGAAACTGTAATGCTGCACCTGAAG tATCCTGCCTTGCCAGACTACTACAAATTCATCCTTGTCACTGTTCTCATCCTGATGACTCTGATCGAGGCCATCAGACTCTTTCTCGGCTATGCTGGGAACCTACAAGAAAAG GTCCCAGAGTTGGCTGGATTTTGGCTGCTGAGCATCCTGCTGCAGTTTCCACTAATCCTGTTTCAGCTCTTGAACGAAGCCATTCTCATCCAGCCCCTGGAGAGGGGCGTTCACATAGTTCTCGCCATTTTCATACTCACACAG GCCCTCTCTGGTTTTGTAGCGCTCCGGGAAAtggtcagacacacagaaagccAATTTCATCTCAGACAGTTTGACTGA